The following coding sequences are from one Thermostaphylospora chromogena window:
- a CDS encoding sugar ABC transporter ATP-binding protein — protein MSDLLVMRGIVKQFPGVRALDGVDLSVRAGEVHCLLGQNGAGKSTLIKILAGVHPPDEGTITLGGKEVRPTSPTAAIRLGIATIYQELDLVDGLTVAENIYLGHEKTALGFFSRRGETNRAARELLSRLGHPEIKPTVEVGRLSPAAKQVVSMARALSYDARIIVMDEPSAALAHDEVANLFRIIRELTAQGVAVVYISHRLEEIREIGDRVTVLKDGRTAAVGLSARDTPTSKIVSLMTGRNMEYVFPPRTPRAERGPEVLRVEDLTAPGLFSGVSFTVHAGEIVGLAGLVGSGRSEIMEAVYGARKASGRILFQGRPVRLGGTERAVRLGMGLAPEERKAQALLLDESVARNITLAGLSRYSRFGWLDRRKEMADARAQIEALDIRPPDPRRPIKTLSGGNQQKAVLARWLVNGRKLLLLDEPTRGVDVGARAELYAVIRKLADQGIGVLLVSSEVPEVLGLADRVLVVREGEIVHEADAADLDEHRVLDLVMASTPASKEDPGE, from the coding sequence ATGAGCGACCTGTTGGTCATGAGGGGGATCGTCAAGCAGTTCCCAGGCGTACGGGCGCTGGACGGCGTGGACCTGTCGGTGCGCGCCGGTGAGGTGCACTGCCTGCTCGGGCAGAACGGAGCGGGGAAGTCCACGCTCATCAAGATCCTCGCCGGTGTGCACCCGCCGGACGAGGGCACCATCACCCTCGGCGGCAAGGAGGTGCGCCCGACCAGCCCCACCGCCGCGATCCGGCTCGGCATCGCAACGATCTACCAGGAGCTCGACCTGGTGGACGGGCTGACCGTGGCGGAGAACATCTACCTGGGCCATGAGAAGACCGCGCTCGGCTTCTTCAGCCGCCGCGGCGAGACCAACCGCGCCGCCCGCGAGCTGCTGAGCAGGCTCGGCCACCCGGAGATCAAGCCCACCGTCGAGGTCGGGCGGCTGTCCCCGGCGGCCAAGCAGGTGGTCAGCATGGCCCGCGCGCTGTCCTACGACGCCCGGATCATCGTCATGGACGAGCCGTCCGCCGCGCTCGCCCACGACGAGGTGGCCAACCTCTTCCGGATCATCAGGGAGCTCACCGCCCAGGGCGTCGCCGTCGTCTACATCTCCCACCGGCTGGAGGAGATCCGCGAGATCGGCGACCGGGTCACGGTGCTGAAGGACGGCCGCACCGCCGCGGTCGGCCTGTCCGCCCGGGACACCCCCACCTCGAAGATCGTCTCGCTGATGACCGGCCGCAACATGGAGTACGTCTTCCCGCCCCGCACACCGCGCGCCGAGCGCGGTCCGGAGGTGCTGCGCGTGGAGGACCTCACCGCACCCGGTCTCTTCTCCGGCGTGTCCTTCACCGTGCACGCGGGGGAGATCGTCGGGCTGGCGGGTCTGGTCGGCTCGGGCCGCTCGGAGATCATGGAGGCGGTGTACGGCGCGCGCAAGGCGTCCGGCCGCATCCTCTTCCAGGGCCGCCCGGTCCGCCTCGGCGGAACCGAGCGCGCCGTACGCCTGGGCATGGGCCTGGCCCCCGAGGAACGCAAGGCGCAGGCGCTGCTGCTGGACGAGAGCGTCGCCCGCAACATCACCCTGGCCGGGCTGTCCCGCTACTCCCGGTTCGGCTGGCTGGACCGGCGCAAGGAGATGGCCGACGCGCGGGCGCAGATCGAGGCGCTGGACATCCGCCCGCCCGACCCGCGACGGCCGATCAAGACGCTCTCCGGCGGCAACCAGCAGAAGGCCGTGCTCGCCCGCTGGCTGGTCAACGGCCGCAAGCTGCTGCTGCTCGACGAACCCACCCGCGGCGTGGACGTGGGCGCGCGCGCCGAGCTGTACGCGGTGATCCGCAAGCTGGCGGACCAGGGGATCGGCGTGCTGCTGGTGTCCAGCGAGG
- a CDS encoding ROK family transcriptional regulator: MTFPPGEERPVPGSPGDVLTLISAGSATTRADLARITGLARSTISQRVDALIESGLVLETESGESTGGRPPRQLRLHTDGHVVAGVDLGATHCRIALMDISGNTLTIREDPLHIAEGPETVLGHVCERVDGMLAETGRPMSALKAIGIGVPGPVEFATGRPNNPPIMPGWNDYPIPEFFADRYDATVLVDNDVNVMALGERRYAFTTTSYLLFVKVGTGIGCGIVAGGKLHRGAQGSAGDIGHIRVSGHDEAGCRCGNSACLEAVAGGAALARKLTELGFPAESAADVVALVQNGNTQALRLVREAGRLIGEVLASLVNFFNPEVIVIGGALARVHDHLLAGIRETIYRRSLPLATHHLTIVPSRTGVDAAALGAGILAIEHYLAPDNINRIVNDGENVGTVPA, from the coding sequence ATGACCTTCCCTCCGGGCGAGGAGCGGCCGGTTCCCGGTTCACCGGGCGATGTCCTGACGCTCATCAGCGCCGGGTCGGCGACCACGCGAGCCGATCTCGCCAGGATCACCGGACTGGCGAGATCCACCATCTCCCAGCGGGTCGACGCGCTCATCGAAAGCGGGCTCGTGCTGGAGACGGAGAGCGGCGAGTCCACCGGCGGGCGCCCCCCGCGCCAGCTCCGCCTGCACACCGACGGTCACGTGGTGGCGGGTGTGGACCTGGGCGCCACCCACTGCCGTATCGCGCTCATGGACATCAGCGGCAACACGCTGACCATCCGCGAGGATCCGCTGCACATCGCCGAAGGCCCCGAGACCGTGCTCGGCCACGTCTGCGAACGCGTGGACGGCATGCTCGCCGAGACAGGCCGGCCCATGTCGGCGCTGAAGGCGATCGGCATCGGCGTGCCGGGCCCGGTCGAGTTCGCCACCGGTCGGCCCAACAACCCGCCGATCATGCCGGGCTGGAACGACTACCCCATCCCCGAGTTCTTCGCCGACCGCTACGACGCCACCGTGCTGGTCGACAACGACGTCAACGTCATGGCGCTCGGGGAGCGGCGCTACGCCTTCACCACCACGTCCTACCTGCTGTTCGTCAAGGTGGGCACCGGCATCGGCTGCGGCATCGTGGCCGGTGGCAAACTGCACCGCGGCGCCCAGGGATCAGCCGGCGACATCGGGCACATCCGGGTCAGCGGCCACGACGAGGCCGGCTGCCGGTGCGGCAACAGCGCCTGCCTGGAGGCCGTCGCGGGCGGTGCCGCACTGGCCAGGAAACTCACCGAGCTGGGCTTCCCCGCCGAATCCGCGGCCGACGTCGTCGCGCTCGTGCAGAACGGCAACACCCAGGCGCTCCGGCTGGTCAGGGAGGCGGGCCGGCTCATCGGCGAGGTGCTGGCGAGCCTGGTCAACTTCTTCAACCCCGAGGTCATCGTCATCGGCGGGGCCCTGGCCCGGGTGCACGACCACCTGCTGGCCGGGATAAGGGAGACGATCTACCGCCGCTCCCTGCCCCTCGCCACCCACCACCTGACCATCGTGCCCAGCCGTACCGGGGTCGACGCCGCGGCGCTCGGCGCCGGAATCCTGGCGATCGAGCACTACCTGGCCCCCGACAACATCAACCGGATCGTCAACGACGGCGAGAACGTGGGCACCGTACCGGCCTGA
- a CDS encoding dihydrodipicolinate reductase, with translation MPVPPPYRVIQWATGAVGRSALRSVLTRPEFELAGVLVYDPDKIGVDAGELVGLSPVGVRCTDDVERVLKLEADCVLHMPLPASYFGDGVGSDVETICALLASGKNVITTTGFVYPRCYGSGLVERLEDACRAGGTTLHGTGVIPGFMSDLLPLTMTALSSRVDHIYVRESSDFRLHPSRQVTVDMMGFTRSAKDYTASVRPFRSMQRALFAESVQLVARTLGVELDEVEESDEFELANEEFEIAAGVVRPGTVCASRWLFSGLVRGRPFMTVECVYKADATRVRRWPSPGFVIHVEGVPQMTMAVEEMTHGLCAVAAHAVNSVPAVCSAPPGIATFLDLPPVTGRGTARLA, from the coding sequence ATGCCCGTACCGCCGCCCTACCGCGTGATCCAGTGGGCCACGGGCGCCGTCGGCCGTTCCGCGCTGCGCAGTGTGCTCACCCGTCCCGAGTTCGAGCTCGCGGGCGTGCTCGTCTACGACCCCGACAAGATCGGAGTGGACGCGGGGGAGCTGGTCGGCCTCTCACCCGTGGGCGTCCGCTGCACCGACGACGTCGAGCGGGTGCTGAAGCTCGAGGCCGACTGCGTGCTCCACATGCCGCTGCCCGCCTCCTACTTCGGCGACGGCGTCGGCTCCGACGTCGAGACGATCTGCGCGCTGCTCGCCTCGGGCAAGAACGTCATCACGACCACCGGTTTCGTCTACCCGCGGTGTTACGGCTCCGGCCTGGTCGAGCGGCTGGAGGACGCCTGCCGGGCCGGCGGCACCACCCTGCACGGCACCGGCGTCATCCCCGGCTTCATGAGCGATCTGCTGCCGCTCACCATGACGGCCCTGTCCAGCCGCGTGGACCACATCTACGTCCGGGAGTCCTCCGATTTCCGCCTCCACCCCTCCCGGCAGGTGACGGTGGACATGATGGGGTTCACCCGGTCCGCGAAGGACTACACGGCGTCGGTGCGCCCCTTCCGCTCTATGCAGCGGGCGCTCTTCGCCGAGAGCGTGCAGCTCGTGGCCCGCACCCTCGGCGTGGAGCTGGACGAGGTGGAGGAGAGCGACGAATTCGAGCTGGCGAACGAGGAGTTCGAGATCGCCGCGGGCGTGGTGCGGCCCGGGACGGTGTGCGCCTCCCGCTGGCTGTTCTCCGGTCTGGTGCGGGGCCGGCCGTTCATGACCGTCGAGTGCGTCTACAAGGCCGACGCCACCCGGGTACGCCGCTGGCCCTCGCCCGGGTTCGTCATCCACGTCGAGGGTGTTCCGCAGATGACGATGGCGGTCGAGGAGATGACGCACGGCCTGTGCGCGGTGGCGGCGCACGCGGTGAACTCCGTGCCCGCGGTCTGCTCCGCCCCTCCGGGCATCGCCACCTTCCTCGACCTTCCTCCGGTCACCGGCCGGGGCACCGCCCGCCTGGCCTAG
- a CDS encoding MFS transporter has product MAATTSPAKSPLEAGRRAWAGLAVLALPMLLLAVDNSVLFLAVPHLSADLDPTPAQELWIMDVYGFMIAGFLITMGALGDRIGRRRLLLIGAAAFGAASVLAAFSISAEMLIAARAVLGIAGATLMPSSLALISTMFRNPRRRGLAIGIFMSCFMGGAAAGPLVGGLLLQWFWWGSVFLIGVPVMALLLATGPFLLPEHRGVGSARLDPVSVALSLAAILPVVYGLKEFAGGGAGWSAAVAVLAGTAFGVIFVRRQRRSADPLLDMSLFRTRAFGSTLGVLLAAMVLQGGFYLLVSQYLQLVEGFSPLQAGMWLVAPSLALVVGSLLSPVIARRAHPGTVIGGGLILSVPGFAVLAMAGDPVVFVAGMTVGFLGTAPIGALGMDMIVGAVPPERAGSASSVAETGGELGIALGIATLGSVGTAVYQAGMAGSLPPGTPPEAADTLAAAVAAAERMPGEAGVWLLEDAGRAFTAGLNVVAWIGAALSGVLAVLALAALRRVRPGGEEG; this is encoded by the coding sequence GTGGCCGCGACCACCTCTCCTGCGAAATCCCCCCTCGAGGCCGGGCGGCGCGCATGGGCCGGTCTGGCCGTACTCGCCCTGCCCATGCTGCTGCTCGCCGTGGACAACAGCGTGCTGTTCCTGGCCGTCCCGCACCTGAGCGCGGATCTGGACCCCACGCCGGCTCAAGAACTGTGGATCATGGACGTCTACGGTTTCATGATCGCCGGTTTTCTGATCACGATGGGGGCGCTCGGCGACCGTATCGGCCGCCGCAGGCTGCTGCTGATCGGTGCCGCCGCGTTCGGCGCCGCGTCGGTGCTGGCGGCCTTCTCGATCAGCGCCGAGATGCTCATCGCCGCCCGGGCGGTGCTCGGAATCGCGGGGGCGACGCTGATGCCGTCCTCGCTGGCGTTGATCAGCACCATGTTCCGGAACCCACGCCGGCGGGGCCTGGCCATCGGAATCTTCATGAGCTGCTTCATGGGAGGCGCGGCCGCCGGGCCGTTGGTGGGAGGGCTCCTGCTGCAGTGGTTCTGGTGGGGGTCGGTGTTCCTCATCGGTGTGCCGGTGATGGCGCTGCTGCTGGCCACAGGGCCGTTCCTGCTGCCCGAGCATCGCGGTGTCGGCTCAGCCCGCCTCGATCCGGTCAGTGTGGCTCTGTCCCTGGCCGCGATCCTGCCCGTCGTCTACGGGTTGAAGGAGTTCGCAGGCGGCGGCGCAGGATGGTCCGCCGCGGTGGCCGTGCTCGCCGGGACCGCTTTCGGCGTGATCTTCGTGCGGCGGCAGCGTCGCTCGGCTGACCCGCTGCTGGACATGAGCCTGTTCCGTACCCGCGCCTTCGGCTCCACCCTCGGCGTCCTGCTGGCCGCGATGGTCCTGCAGGGCGGTTTCTACCTCCTCGTCAGCCAGTACCTCCAGCTCGTGGAGGGGTTCTCGCCGCTGCAGGCCGGGATGTGGCTGGTGGCGCCCTCGCTCGCGCTGGTCGTCGGATCGTTGCTGTCCCCCGTCATCGCCCGCCGGGCCCATCCGGGGACCGTCATCGGGGGAGGGCTGATCCTTTCGGTGCCCGGTTTCGCGGTGCTCGCCATGGCCGGCGACCCGGTCGTCTTCGTCGCCGGGATGACCGTCGGCTTCCTGGGCACCGCGCCGATCGGCGCGCTCGGCATGGACATGATCGTTGGAGCCGTGCCGCCGGAACGGGCGGGCTCCGCCTCTTCGGTGGCGGAGACCGGCGGCGAGCTGGGCATCGCCCTCGGCATCGCGACTCTGGGCAGCGTGGGCACCGCCGTCTACCAGGCGGGGATGGCCGGCTCCCTGCCGCCGGGGACTCCGCCGGAGGCCGCAGACACCCTCGCCGCCGCCGTCGCGGCTGCCGAGCGGATGCCCGGCGAGGCGGGCGTGTGGCTGCTGGAGGACGCCGGACGCGCGTTCACCGCCGGCCTGAACGTGGTCGCCTGGATCGGCGCCGCCCTCTCCGGCGTTCTCGCGGTCCTGGCCCTGGCCGCCCTGCGGCGCGTACGGCCCGGCGGCGAGGAGGGGTAG
- a CDS encoding TetR/AcrR family transcriptional regulator, which translates to MQSARDHITGSIPAADRAAPGGRAGRPRSARIDTAVLDATFALLGEVGYVRLTLEEVARRAGTTKPAIYRRWPTRQRLVLAALARHLGEVNVPDTGCTMCDLGECLSLFLDAFRQMPPGVLGPLLAESAAEPELHAQFMTSLFDPPRAAVEQTLSRAVARGDLRADLDLALTVDMIASLVHYRVLFGHAPTDDAEIERAVETLLRGIATDYPSLLARSLAHPEHD; encoded by the coding sequence GTGCAATCCGCTCGCGATCACATCACCGGCTCCATCCCCGCCGCCGACCGCGCGGCCCCCGGAGGGCGTGCCGGCCGACCGCGGAGCGCGCGCATCGACACCGCCGTGCTGGACGCGACGTTCGCCCTGCTCGGCGAGGTGGGATACGTCCGGCTCACGCTCGAAGAGGTCGCCCGCCGCGCCGGCACCACCAAACCGGCGATCTACCGCCGCTGGCCCACCCGGCAGCGCCTGGTGCTCGCCGCCCTCGCCCGCCACCTGGGCGAGGTGAACGTGCCCGACACAGGCTGCACCATGTGCGATCTCGGCGAGTGCCTCAGCCTCTTCCTCGATGCGTTCCGGCAGATGCCCCCGGGCGTGCTCGGCCCGCTGCTGGCCGAGTCCGCGGCCGAACCGGAGCTGCACGCGCAGTTCATGACCTCGCTGTTCGACCCGCCCCGAGCCGCGGTCGAGCAGACGCTCTCCCGCGCCGTCGCCCGTGGCGACCTGCGCGCGGACCTCGACCTCGCGCTCACCGTCGACATGATCGCGTCACTGGTGCACTACCGCGTCCTGTTCGGGCACGCCCCGACCGACGACGCCGAGATCGAGCGCGCGGTCGAGACCCTGCTGCGAGGCATCGCCACCGACTACCCCAGCCTGCTCGCCCGCAGTCTGGCCCACCCCGAGCACGACTGA
- a CDS encoding MBL fold metallo-hydrolase has product MRTVAAASEAQRRAWRTGGYPDVERVRPGLWSIPVPIPINPLRYVLVYALELPDGVALIDAGWNTEEAYAALVAGLRTAGYGITDVRAVLVTHIHPDHYGLAGRVREESGAWIGLHPADARLVGARYDDSRIDELIEQERLLLLRCGVPPLAAEELAGASKMIRQFVSAAAPDREIEDGERLDLPGWDLRAVWTPGHSPGHLCFVEPERRLLFSGDHVLARITPMVAVHPQSAPNPLADYLDALTAVRAWDVDEVLPAHEYRFLQLAERVDAVMAHHRERLAEVESVLAAAGGSSCWEIAAKLTWSRPWEEIPAFMRRGANNETLAHLVWLEARGRARRVPGEPDRWYPA; this is encoded by the coding sequence ATGCGGACGGTCGCGGCGGCGAGCGAGGCCCAGCGGCGGGCGTGGCGGACCGGGGGGTATCCGGACGTCGAGCGGGTGCGGCCGGGCCTGTGGTCGATCCCCGTGCCCATCCCGATCAACCCGCTGCGCTATGTGCTCGTCTACGCCCTCGAACTGCCCGACGGGGTCGCCCTCATAGACGCGGGCTGGAACACCGAGGAGGCGTACGCGGCGCTCGTGGCCGGGCTGCGCACCGCCGGGTACGGCATCACCGACGTGCGGGCCGTCCTGGTCACCCACATCCACCCCGACCACTACGGGCTCGCCGGGCGGGTGCGTGAGGAGTCCGGGGCGTGGATCGGCCTGCATCCCGCGGACGCCCGGCTGGTCGGCGCCCGCTACGACGACTCCCGGATCGACGAGCTCATCGAGCAGGAGCGCCTCCTGCTGCTGCGCTGCGGGGTGCCGCCCCTGGCCGCGGAGGAGCTGGCCGGAGCCTCCAAGATGATCCGCCAGTTCGTCTCCGCCGCCGCGCCCGACCGTGAGATCGAAGACGGCGAGCGCCTGGACCTGCCCGGCTGGGACCTGCGGGCGGTGTGGACGCCCGGGCACTCACCCGGCCACCTGTGCTTCGTCGAGCCGGAGCGCAGGCTGCTGTTCTCCGGCGACCACGTGCTGGCCAGGATCACACCGATGGTGGCGGTGCACCCGCAGTCCGCCCCCAACCCGCTGGCCGACTACCTGGACGCGCTGACGGCGGTGCGCGCCTGGGACGTGGACGAGGTGCTGCCCGCTCACGAGTACCGCTTCCTGCAGCTCGCCGAACGGGTGGACGCGGTCATGGCCCATCACCGGGAACGGCTGGCCGAGGTCGAGTCGGTGCTGGCCGCCGCCGGCGGGAGCAGCTGCTGGGAGATCGCCGCCAAGCTCACGTGGTCGCGGCCCTGGGAGGAGATCCCCGCTTTCATGCGCCGCGGCGCCAACAACGAGACCCTGGCCCACCTGGTCTGGCTGGAGGCCAGGGGGCGTGCCCGCAGGGTTCCCGGCGAGCCCGACCGCTGGTATCCCGCCTGA
- a CDS encoding MFS transporter, which produces MPFLSPLSARRRYALVNFLIWLPSGLMLPTMVLLMLERGLGIAEAGLVSGVYSVVIVALELPTGGLSDVLGRRTILAVSALVKAIGLTAMAFADSFAWFLAAGVFQGVARTLSSGPAQAWYVDTVHAAQGPHADLKPGLARGEASGSVALCLGALAGGFLPHLLPDGGPVEPLAVPMLLGASAAVAQLVVALAAMPEPPRPRPGFAEVLRDVPRTVVTGAHLAVRDRVLARLLVASAAVGVALGVIELLTPARLAELTGAADSGGTVYGVVAALGFAASAAGHALAPWLARVTGGSPRGAMAGCLLTGAALAALAGSVVLDGTAGLAAAAAIYTVLYVGTAAHALLRAEIMHGRVGAERRVTLMSIDSLALQVGAFAGSVGLGALAARAGTGAAWWAGSGVLFLASLLYVRMRAGGPEREEARVELDSVKGAES; this is translated from the coding sequence GTGCCTTTCCTCTCCCCCCTCTCCGCCCGCCGCCGCTACGCGCTGGTCAACTTCCTCATCTGGCTGCCGTCCGGCCTGATGCTGCCCACGATGGTCCTGCTCATGCTGGAACGCGGGCTCGGCATCGCCGAGGCCGGCCTGGTGTCGGGCGTCTACTCGGTCGTCATCGTCGCCCTGGAGCTGCCGACCGGCGGCCTGTCCGACGTGCTCGGCCGCCGGACGATCCTCGCCGTCTCCGCACTGGTCAAGGCGATCGGCCTGACGGCGATGGCGTTCGCGGACTCCTTCGCCTGGTTCCTGGCCGCCGGCGTCTTCCAGGGGGTGGCGCGGACCCTGTCCAGCGGACCCGCACAGGCGTGGTACGTCGACACGGTGCACGCCGCGCAAGGGCCGCACGCCGACCTGAAACCCGGCCTGGCCCGGGGAGAGGCGAGCGGCTCCGTCGCGTTGTGCCTGGGCGCGCTCGCCGGAGGGTTCCTGCCGCACCTGCTGCCGGACGGCGGCCCGGTCGAACCGCTGGCCGTTCCGATGCTGCTGGGCGCCTCGGCCGCGGTCGCCCAGCTCGTCGTGGCGCTGGCGGCGATGCCCGAGCCGCCGCGCCCCCGCCCGGGGTTCGCCGAGGTGCTGCGCGACGTGCCGCGGACCGTCGTCACCGGCGCCCACCTCGCGGTACGTGATCGGGTGCTGGCCCGGCTGCTCGTCGCCAGCGCGGCGGTCGGTGTCGCGCTGGGCGTGATCGAACTGCTCACTCCCGCCCGGCTGGCCGAGCTGACCGGCGCCGCGGACTCCGGCGGCACCGTCTACGGCGTGGTGGCCGCGCTGGGCTTCGCCGCCAGCGCGGCCGGGCACGCGCTCGCGCCGTGGCTCGCCCGGGTCACCGGCGGCTCGCCGCGTGGTGCGATGGCGGGATGCCTGCTCACGGGGGCGGCCCTGGCCGCGCTCGCCGGATCGGTCGTCCTGGACGGGACGGCGGGACTGGCGGCCGCCGCCGCGATCTACACGGTGCTGTACGTCGGCACCGCGGCGCACGCGCTGCTCCGCGCCGAGATCATGCACGGCCGGGTGGGCGCGGAGCGGCGCGTGACCCTCATGTCGATCGACTCGCTCGCCCTCCAGGTGGGCGCGTTCGCGGGCTCGGTCGGGCTCGGTGCGCTGGCCGCTCGCGCGGGGACGGGCGCCGCGTGGTGGGCGGGGAGCGGCGTGCTGTTCCTGGCGTCCCTGCTCTACGTGCGGATGCGGGCCGGTGGGCCGGAGCGGGAGGAGGCCCGAGTAGAACTAGATTCTGTAAAGGGGGCAGAATCGTAG
- a CDS encoding ArsR/SmtB family transcription factor, with amino-acid sequence MGRTFRISDPRILKAVAHPLRVRMLGLLRADGPATATELARKVGESSGLTSYHLRALAKYGFIEEDPEQRDARERRWRAVHRYTSWNDTEMAATPEGAEAAAFLRRRQLDSLVRRFSDFEAERSSWSPEWQDAAGMSDHVVRLTPRSLAELRDRITALVEEYADRDAADPDAEQVFFYQAGYPRTSPAESPEEPGRESRP; translated from the coding sequence ATGGGAAGAACCTTCCGGATCTCCGACCCGCGCATCCTCAAGGCGGTGGCGCACCCGCTGCGCGTCCGCATGCTGGGGCTGCTGCGCGCCGACGGTCCCGCCACCGCAACCGAGCTGGCCCGCAAGGTCGGCGAGAGCTCCGGCCTGACCAGCTACCACCTGCGCGCACTGGCCAAGTACGGCTTCATCGAGGAGGACCCGGAGCAACGCGACGCCCGCGAGCGCCGCTGGCGTGCCGTGCACAGGTACACGTCCTGGAACGACACCGAGATGGCGGCCACCCCCGAGGGGGCCGAGGCCGCCGCGTTCCTCCGCCGCCGCCAGCTCGACAGCCTCGTGCGCCGTTTCTCGGACTTCGAGGCGGAGCGGTCCTCCTGGAGCCCCGAGTGGCAGGACGCCGCGGGCATGAGCGACCACGTGGTCCGGCTCACCCCGCGCTCGCTCGCCGAACTGCGCGACCGGATCACGGCGCTGGTCGAGGAGTACGCCGACCGCGACGCCGCCGACCCCGACGCCGAGCAGGTCTTCTTCTACCAGGCGGGCTACCCGCGCACGTCGCCCGCTGAAAGTCCTGAGGAACCGGGGCGGGAGAGCCGCCCCTGA
- a CDS encoding B3/B4 domain-containing protein, with amino-acid sequence MRIEDIWVDAAVTELRPDFACLLMIAYGLRNGPSDDRSRAWLADAAEHAVPRDHPKLDAWREAYRAFGAKPQRTRPSVDALSRRKPLPEINLIVDAYNAISVKHALPIGGEDLSRYEGVARLVRATGEEPFDTVDAGEPVVDHPEIGEVVWRDDRGVTCRRWNWRQCVRTRITEETTDALFILERLEPMELGELEAAGEELTALLRELSPGVRVESRLIAPAR; translated from the coding sequence GTGCGAATCGAGGACATCTGGGTCGACGCCGCCGTCACCGAACTCCGGCCCGACTTCGCCTGCCTGCTCATGATCGCGTACGGCCTGCGCAACGGCCCTTCCGACGACCGTTCGCGCGCCTGGCTGGCCGACGCCGCCGAGCACGCCGTCCCCCGTGACCACCCGAAGCTCGACGCCTGGCGGGAGGCGTACCGCGCTTTCGGCGCCAAACCGCAGCGCACGCGCCCCTCGGTCGACGCGCTGTCGCGCCGCAAGCCGCTGCCCGAGATCAACCTGATCGTGGACGCCTACAACGCGATCAGCGTCAAGCACGCGCTGCCGATCGGCGGCGAGGACCTCTCACGCTACGAGGGGGTGGCCCGGCTGGTGCGGGCGACCGGCGAGGAGCCGTTCGACACCGTCGACGCGGGCGAGCCGGTCGTGGACCATCCGGAGATCGGCGAGGTGGTGTGGCGCGACGACCGGGGCGTCACCTGCCGCAGGTGGAACTGGCGCCAGTGCGTGCGCACCCGGATCACCGAGGAGACGACCGACGCCCTGTTCATCCTGGAGCGGCTGGAGCCCATGGAGCTCGGCGAGCTGGAGGCGGCGGGTGAGGAGCTGACCGCGCTGCTGCGCGAGCTGTCGCCCGGCGTCCGCGTCGAGTCGCGGCTGATCGCCCCCGCCCGCTGA